The following DNA comes from Streptomyces sp. NBC_00690.
GACACAGGTGGTCGATCGGCTGCCGTTGCGGCGAGATGCCGCGGTCGTGACGACCACGAGCGGGAAGCCGTCACAGTCAGCACAGACACGTACGCGGACAGGGCTGGAGTGGGCCATGATGGGAGTGCCTTTCGGGTCCGTTGGATCTGGGAGGGATGGGCCCCGGGGCGGCGGATACTTGGCGGTTGAGGCCGCCCCGGGGGCTGGTCAGTGGTGAGGCTGCGCGGTGTGCGCGGCAGCGTTGGTGGAGGCGTCGCGGTAGGCGTCCTTGTAGAAGGTCAGGCTGTCCGCCGACGGATGGTCACGGGTCGAGGTGATCTCCCCGATGCGGTGCGCAAGACCGTCCGCACGGTGCTGTTCGTCAGCGGCGAACGCCTCAGATGGCTGGTTGTTCGAGTTCTTGAACAGGCCCATCAGGGCTCCTTTTCGGGTCCGTTGGATCTGGGAGGGATGGGCCCCGGGGCGGCGGATACTTGGCGGTTGAGGCCGCCCCGGGGGCTGGTTAGCGACGCCGGTTGCGACGCGTCTTGGGGATGGGCGGGATGTCGTCGTACTCGCTCTGGCCCGCCTTGAAGGAGTCCCAGTCGGCGGAGGCGAGCCCGTCGTTCTCCATCTGGCGCACGATCTTGTTCATGGCGCGGCGGTCGCCGTGTCGCTTGGCAATCGCGTAGTCCCGTCCGCGTTCGGCGATCTCACGGTTGGGCTGTGAGGGTTCTTCTTTCTTGCGGTTGAACAGGCCCATGGCGGTGGTTCCTTTCAGTGGTTGTTGGGTCGGGTGAGTCGGATAGCGATGCCGAGACCGATCGGGCCGAGTGCTCCGCCGACGAGTGCGGCAGCGTGAACGGCGAACTCCAGCAGGGCGAGGAAGGCGGCGATCACGCCCCCGATGCCGATCGCGGTAGCGAGCCCGATACTGACCGGGACAAGGAACCTCGCGTGCGGTGTGGGCTCCGGGGTGGCCATGGCAGGTGTCCTCTCAAGTCAGGGAGTGCAGTGGTGAGTACGGGCGGCGAGCTCAGCGGCAGCGCGTGAGTCGTAATCGGCCGAGAAGCCACAACGCGGGGCCGTGCACGCGGCGGTGTGCTTCTCCCGGCCCCGAGCGTCGTTGTGGGTACCGATCTGCACCGGGCCAGAGCGGGTCAAGTTCCGGAAGCGCTTCGGGCGCGGCATGTCGTCCCCTTTCAGGTGAGTTGGACAGCGATGGCGTGGGCCATGGCCGGGGGTACTCCGAGCCGGGCTCGTAGGGCGTCGGCATCCATCCGGGCACCGGTACGGGCCTGGTGCTCCGCCGCGATCTTTCGGGCGTGGTCCACCAGCGCGGCCGGCACCACCGGAGTCGCCGGAACAGCTACGGGGGCCGGAGCAGGGTCGAGAGCCGGGGCAGGGTCGGGCTTGGGGATCGGGTCGGGAGCAGGTTCGGCAACCGGTCCCGGATCAGGGACGGTTGGAGTCGGTTCGGTGGGTGTCTCAGCGGTTGGTGTGTGGGCGAGGAGGCTTCCGCCGAGGAAGGCCAGGGCGGGCCAGCCCGCTACCAGGACACGGAGCCATGCCGGGGGCGAGTCGAGGTCGAGCAAGCCAGCGGTGGCGACGTTCGCGCCGAGTGAGGCGAACAGGGCGATCAGGAACCAGGACCAGGCCATGACCGGTGTCGACCCGGAGCGCAGTCGACGCCACGCCGCGACCATGAGCAGATCCACGCTGATCGGGTAGGCCCAGGCTTTCCACCCGGATTGGCCGGCAGCGGCGGCGAGGTCGTGCAGGTGGGCGAAGGACAGGGCGGCAGCGATCACCGCCTGAACGAGGACCGCATCAACCTTGATGGTGCGCATGTCTTCACCTCCTTCAGGGGGTGTGGCCCGAGACGGGCGGCCATCTGGTGACCGCCCGGACGGGTACGGAGGGTTAGGTGGCGAGGCCGGTACCCAGGCAGGACAGGCACAGGACCGTTTGGCGGTGATCCGTCTCACGGCCCTTACGGGCGCCGATGCGCACGGTCTCGGCGGTCTCGCCAGCGCCCTTGCAGTCCGGGCAGGGAGCCGGAGCGACAGGCTTGATTCGTCGGGTGGTGGTCCTCTTCGCGGCCATGACAGATGTCCTTCCGGTTTCGGGCATGGGCGGGGTAGGGACATGGCGCGAGGCAGTCACGCCAACCGTGTGAAGAGGAGCGCTACTCGGTCGCTGCGCGCGGAGTGGCGAGCGTGGTGGTGAAGTCGAAGGCCGGGAAGTCGCCCACCCGAATCGACGGGTTCGGCCGGTAGGGTGCCAGGGCCGCAATGTTGGGCGTCAGGTGCGCGAACTTCCGGCAGGCAGCGGCAGTGTCATCCGCTGTGATCTCGGGAGTGCGGATACGCGACCAGCCCCCCGAGGTATCCCCCGCGACCGCGATACCAGGCCGGTCAGGCGGGATGGAGCAGGCCGCCATCATCGCCTCAGACGAGATATCACCGAGGCCCATTTCAGCGGTCTGCCGGTCATTGACCCGATGCACGACACGGCCAGTCAACTGGGCACGCAGCATGGTCGCCCCACGGCCGAGTTCCGAGCCGAAACGCTGCCCGCAGACCTCCAAATAGATCCCGACCGCGCGAGCCATCTGAGCGAGCCGGACCATCTGCATGACCATGCGGTCCCGGCGTTCCTCATCCTTCTTGGCCGAGGTCAGGAACAGTTCGGCGACCTCATCGACCAGGACCACCAGGGGCACCGGACGGAGTGACGCAGGCAGGTCCCACAGGTCCGAGACCTGATGCAGGCTCAGCAGATCAAAGCGGGATTCCATCTCACCCACCAGCGCGTCCAGCAGCCCGGAAGCCTCATCCGGTGTGGTCGCGAAGCCGGAGAACCGAGAGGTGAACCGGCCCTGTTCCACACCGCGCTTGCAGTCGATCCCCACCAAGGCCACGTCCAAGGAAGCGAGCCCCTTGATCAGGTTGCGCTGATACATCGACTTGCCCGACTGATTCGCCCCCAGGGTCAGAGCGTGCGGCACCGCCCGATAGTCCCGGACGAAGGCCGAACCGTCCTCCCGCAGTGCGACCGGCACCACCAACGGCCCGGCAAGCTTCCGTACACGAGGCATCCGCACACGCCGCAGCACGTCATAGCCGGTCATCCGCAGTTCCACGAAGCCCGGCTTCGACTCCACCACCGCGACCGAGTACACGCCCCACGCATGACGCAACCGCGCAGAAGCAGCCGAGACATCCGCAGGCTCCAGACCAGCCGGAAGACGCAGAGTCACCCGCAACCCCGTAGACGAGTACCGAACCCGCCGCACCTGGGGAGGAACCGGCAGCACATCCGACCGACGAGCCACCGTCCGCACCATGAACGCCCGCACACGAGACGGCTGCACGGTGAGCCCACACACATCCATCGTCGCCCGATACGTCACCGCGAACCGCACCCGCACCACCGGCAGACCCACCAGCGACCACCACACACGCGGAGCCCGCACCTTCGCATACCCGAGACCACCAGCAGCCGCTAACGCCCCCGACACCTCCACCGCAGTGATCAAATCCGACATGGTCAGCCCTGCCCATTCGCAGCGGCCGGCATGAGCGACGTAACAGCCACCGCACGGAAGCTGATCCCGTGACGACCGTCGATGTCCCAGTCACGAGCCTTCAGACCCGTCACCGCAACCGGCATACCCGGCG
Coding sequences within:
- a CDS encoding mobile element transfer protein, producing MPRPKRFRNLTRSGPVQIGTHNDARGREKHTAACTAPRCGFSADYDSRAAAELAARTHHCTP
- a CDS encoding DUF2637 domain-containing protein; this encodes MRTIKVDAVLVQAVIAAALSFAHLHDLAAAAGQSGWKAWAYPISVDLLMVAAWRRLRSGSTPVMAWSWFLIALFASLGANVATAGLLDLDSPPAWLRVLVAGWPALAFLGGSLLAHTPTAETPTEPTPTVPDPGPVAEPAPDPIPKPDPAPALDPAPAPVAVPATPVVPAALVDHARKIAAEHQARTGARMDADALRARLGVPPAMAHAIAVQLT
- a CDS encoding FtsK/SpoIIIE domain-containing protein, producing the protein MSDLITAVEVSGALAAAGGLGYAKVRAPRVWWSLVGLPVVRVRFAVTYRATMDVCGLTVQPSRVRAFMVRTVARRSDVLPVPPQVRRVRYSSTGLRVTLRLPAGLEPADVSAASARLRHAWGVYSVAVVESKPGFVELRMTGYDVLRRVRMPRVRKLAGPLVVPVALREDGSAFVRDYRAVPHALTLGANQSGKSMYQRNLIKGLASLDVALVGIDCKRGVEQGRFTSRFSGFATTPDEASGLLDALVGEMESRFDLLSLHQVSDLWDLPASLRPVPLVVLVDEVAELFLTSAKKDEERRDRMVMQMVRLAQMARAVGIYLEVCGQRFGSELGRGATMLRAQLTGRVVHRVNDRQTAEMGLGDISSEAMMAACSIPPDRPGIAVAGDTSGGWSRIRTPEITADDTAAACRKFAHLTPNIAALAPYRPNPSIRVGDFPAFDFTTTLATPRAATE